A genomic window from Streptomyces brevispora includes:
- a CDS encoding bacilysin biosynthesis protein BacA: protein MNDNSTDLKHDAERALSRVTVIHTLGPSGTNLEKAAHHWLAERGTAGKVVLHAEVEDGLDAMAFDGTEAILACAVYPRLHDLVFMNLRRLEMVDSFILDTHDMVLAGRPDHAAMTTIVSHPAPSSLVAELGDVTLTSSNSLAAALCAAGQYDACVTTGAAAASEGLRLIENFGPVPMVFTLHVGRAFAGDPSSGAGIGQA, encoded by the coding sequence ATGAACGACAACAGCACCGACCTGAAGCACGACGCAGAGCGCGCACTGTCGAGGGTCACCGTGATCCACACCCTGGGCCCTTCGGGCACCAACCTGGAGAAGGCCGCCCATCACTGGCTCGCAGAGCGGGGGACCGCCGGGAAAGTGGTGCTCCACGCCGAGGTGGAGGACGGTCTCGACGCGATGGCTTTCGACGGCACCGAGGCCATCCTCGCCTGCGCTGTCTACCCCCGGCTGCATGACCTCGTCTTCATGAATCTGCGCCGCCTGGAAATGGTCGACAGCTTCATCCTCGACACCCACGACATGGTCCTGGCCGGGCGCCCGGACCACGCCGCCATGACCACGATCGTCAGCCACCCGGCGCCCAGCAGCCTGGTCGCAGAGCTCGGCGACGTCACGCTCACCAGCAGCAACTCCCTCGCCGCGGCGCTGTGTGCGGCCGGGCAGTACGACGCCTGCGTGACAACGGGAGCTGCCGCGGCATCCGAGGGACTGCGGCTGATCGAGAACTTCGGCCCCGTGCCCATGGTCTTCACTCTGCACGTCGGCCGGGCCTTCGCAGGCGACCCCAGCAGCGGCGCAGGGATCGGACAAGCATGA
- a CDS encoding branched-chain amino acid aminotransferase, with translation MSEPHRTAELEAILKDPGFCRHSTGHTAVVDWDADTGWSDPRVEPWRDLAMDPATLGLHYGQAVFEGLKAFRAMDGSVHLFRPEDHGRRLARSAARLAMAEMPAELFARACAALVAGDERWVPDGYGQSLYLRPLLIATEPDLGLRPSKRYRCVILAYPADPCFGAGFRPLSVTTSTETVRAVRGGTGEAKCAGNYAVSLLTRSEAQASGYDEVLWLDGLGRRRIEELSTMNVFLVWRDGTEPRVTTPPCDGTIVRGLTRDSLLTLATDRGIAVAEEHTTIDAVRAGLRSGRLAEVFACGTAGVVVPVGRLGIGGEDMTVDDGGEGPMTALLRNSLLDVQHGRTPDAHGWLQTILRADENGGRRV, from the coding sequence ATGTCTGAGCCGCACCGCACCGCGGAGCTCGAAGCGATCCTCAAGGACCCGGGCTTCTGCCGTCACTCCACCGGACACACCGCCGTCGTCGACTGGGACGCCGACACCGGCTGGTCGGACCCGCGCGTCGAGCCCTGGCGCGATCTGGCGATGGACCCGGCCACCCTCGGGCTCCACTACGGGCAGGCGGTGTTCGAGGGCCTGAAGGCATTTCGTGCCATGGACGGATCGGTGCACCTGTTCCGGCCCGAGGATCATGGGCGACGACTGGCTCGGTCCGCCGCACGGCTCGCGATGGCTGAGATGCCCGCCGAGTTGTTCGCGCGGGCGTGCGCCGCCCTGGTCGCGGGCGACGAGCGGTGGGTGCCGGACGGCTACGGGCAGAGCCTCTATCTGAGACCGCTGCTCATCGCTACCGAGCCCGACCTGGGACTCCGGCCCTCGAAGCGCTACCGGTGCGTGATCCTCGCCTACCCCGCGGACCCCTGTTTCGGGGCCGGTTTCCGTCCGCTGTCGGTGACCACCTCGACCGAGACGGTGCGGGCCGTACGGGGCGGCACCGGCGAGGCCAAGTGCGCCGGGAACTACGCCGTCAGCCTCCTCACCCGCTCCGAGGCGCAGGCTTCCGGGTACGACGAGGTGCTGTGGCTCGACGGGCTCGGTCGGAGAAGGATCGAGGAACTCAGCACCATGAACGTCTTCCTCGTCTGGCGCGACGGGACGGAGCCCCGGGTGACGACCCCGCCGTGCGACGGGACCATCGTCCGCGGCCTGACCCGCGACTCGCTGCTCACCCTGGCCACGGATCGGGGGATCGCGGTCGCGGAGGAGCACACCACGATCGACGCCGTCCGCGCCGGCCTCCGCTCCGGTCGGCTGGCCGAGGTGTTCGCATGCGGCACAGCCGGTGTGGTCGTCCCGGTGGGCCGGCTCGGTATCGGTGGCGAGGACATGACCGTCGACGACGGGGGAGAGGGACCGATGACCGCGCTGCTACGGAACAGCCTGCTCGACGTCCAGCACGGACGTACGCCCGACGCACATGGCTGGCTACAGACCATCCTGCGGGCCGATGAGAACGGGGGACGTCGCGTATGA
- a CDS encoding ATP-grasp domain-containing protein produces the protein MLIVVQPLSAGIRLTARMVAAGVPCLVPTQFPELLPPEVRSGATVVDWHPDAGVAGLIGLVEKAVADAGTAPTGVIAGFEYAVPEAAELARTLGLPALGAGAAEAVRQKDVMRRRCEERGVAVPRSVVVGPGTAGPCPLPFPVVVKPVDCGGSLMVSLCHDQEEYARACAVVHDPGEDVLFHPNPRRTALVEEYVEGPEFSLDGWVDANGPHLASVTTKFLSAPPDFFEMGHIATAPERSPHGDVLERFAREVVAAFDLTVGPFHIETRIDRDRGPVLIEVGARLAGDNIPELVLAGPGVDLCAATADAARGVRHDPGALSPVSAGLAFVTTDRPGTFAGTLTGIGPFTRAAEFRGLLPEAEPGTVLDPGDIFSNRVARIHFEGDLDRVEHLVASVLADVRVDVDSVGHQDKEGVRA, from the coding sequence GTGCTGATCGTCGTCCAGCCCCTGTCGGCGGGGATCCGGCTCACCGCCCGGATGGTGGCCGCCGGGGTTCCCTGCCTCGTCCCGACCCAGTTCCCCGAGCTGCTGCCGCCCGAGGTGCGGTCCGGTGCGACCGTCGTCGACTGGCACCCCGACGCGGGCGTGGCCGGGCTGATCGGCCTGGTCGAGAAGGCCGTCGCGGACGCCGGTACCGCGCCCACCGGGGTGATCGCCGGCTTCGAGTACGCCGTGCCGGAGGCCGCCGAACTGGCCCGGACCCTCGGGCTGCCCGCGCTCGGCGCCGGGGCGGCCGAGGCCGTGCGGCAGAAGGACGTCATGCGGCGGCGGTGCGAGGAGCGAGGAGTCGCCGTCCCGCGCTCGGTCGTGGTCGGCCCCGGTACGGCGGGCCCCTGCCCGTTGCCGTTCCCGGTCGTGGTCAAGCCGGTCGACTGCGGCGGCAGCCTGATGGTGAGCCTCTGCCACGACCAGGAGGAGTACGCGCGGGCCTGCGCGGTCGTGCACGACCCCGGGGAGGACGTGCTGTTCCACCCGAATCCGCGCCGGACCGCCCTGGTCGAGGAGTACGTGGAGGGCCCCGAGTTCTCCCTCGACGGCTGGGTCGACGCCAACGGCCCGCACCTCGCGAGCGTCACCACCAAGTTCCTCTCCGCCCCGCCGGACTTCTTCGAGATGGGCCACATCGCCACGGCGCCGGAGCGCTCGCCGCACGGCGATGTCCTGGAGCGGTTCGCCCGCGAGGTCGTGGCCGCCTTCGACCTCACGGTGGGCCCGTTCCACATCGAGACCCGGATCGACCGCGACCGCGGCCCCGTCCTGATCGAGGTCGGGGCCCGGCTCGCCGGCGACAACATCCCCGAACTGGTGCTCGCCGGACCCGGCGTGGACCTGTGCGCCGCCACGGCGGACGCCGCGCGCGGGGTGCGGCACGACCCCGGCGCGCTGTCGCCGGTGAGCGCGGGTCTCGCGTTCGTCACCACCGACCGGCCCGGCACCTTCGCCGGAACGCTCACCGGTATCGGGCCCTTCACCCGGGCGGCCGAGTTCCGCGGCCTCCTCCCGGAGGCGGAGCCGGGGACGGTGCTCGACCCCGGCGACATCTTCAGCAACCGGGTCGCCCGTATCCACTTCGAGGGCGATCTCGACCGGGTCGAGCACCTCGTCGCCTCGGTCCTCGCAGACGTAAGGGTCGACGTCGACAGCGTCGGCCACCAGGACAAGGAAGGTGTCCGCGCATGA
- a CDS encoding 4Fe-4S dicluster domain-containing protein, with amino-acid sequence MAYVVTDECVGCKYTDCVDVCPVSCFHEGPDMLYINPEECIDCNACVSECPPEAIWVDIDLPEDKLQWIEINGEMSNKYPVIFESRGTRGEPTEAPTEPSSQPS; translated from the coding sequence ATGGCGTATGTCGTCACCGACGAATGCGTGGGCTGCAAGTACACGGACTGTGTGGACGTCTGCCCCGTGAGCTGTTTTCACGAGGGTCCCGACATGCTCTACATCAACCCCGAGGAATGCATCGACTGCAACGCGTGCGTCTCCGAATGCCCGCCCGAGGCGATCTGGGTGGACATCGACCTGCCGGAGGACAAACTCCAGTGGATCGAGATCAACGGCGAGATGAGCAACAAGTACCCGGTCATCTTCGAGAGCCGGGGCACCAGGGGCGAGCCCACCGAGGCCCCCACCGAGCCTTCCAGCCAGCCTTCCTGA
- a CDS encoding aminotransferase class IV, protein MSNELTVTPTTTPRPRPDADTAAGTVLTDHAFFMRSGKRRGWQGMTVADRDSIPALRPTAAAVLSGQTVVGEFAAYRLADGTVAVFRPDSHIKRLNNGARRLAMPQVDFDRVWSSVRAMIELDEGWLPQEAGACLRLRAVLAADGTGLAAAPADDCLFYVLGSLPAATEAKPLKAMTLDGYVRAWPGGTGDLNTAGGRAAGVVPGEIAANYGNDHVLWLDGPQGRFVQQIGELNAFFVIDGVLTTPALDRTVLPGVTRDSVVKLARDAGITPVERPVELAEVLKGIADGSVTECFATGTAAGVAPVVSLGHQGEEYRLGSEEAGPVTARFRDLLTGIHRGESVDRFGWMRRITEVAPVHA, encoded by the coding sequence ATGAGCAACGAACTGACCGTCACCCCCACGACCACCCCACGCCCGAGGCCTGACGCGGACACGGCGGCCGGGACCGTCCTCACCGACCACGCGTTCTTCATGCGGTCCGGCAAGCGGCGCGGCTGGCAGGGGATGACCGTGGCGGACCGGGACAGCATCCCGGCGCTGCGGCCCACGGCTGCCGCCGTGCTCTCCGGCCAGACGGTCGTCGGCGAGTTCGCCGCGTACCGGCTCGCGGACGGCACGGTCGCCGTGTTCCGTCCCGACAGCCACATCAAGCGGCTGAACAACGGGGCCCGCCGGCTCGCGATGCCGCAGGTCGACTTCGACCGGGTGTGGAGCTCGGTCCGGGCGATGATCGAGCTGGACGAGGGATGGCTGCCGCAGGAGGCGGGTGCTTGCCTGCGGCTGCGGGCGGTGCTCGCGGCCGACGGCACGGGGCTGGCCGCCGCACCCGCGGACGACTGCCTCTTCTACGTGCTCGGGTCGCTGCCGGCCGCCACGGAGGCGAAGCCGCTGAAGGCCATGACCCTGGACGGGTACGTACGGGCCTGGCCCGGCGGCACCGGTGACCTCAACACGGCGGGCGGTCGCGCGGCGGGCGTGGTGCCCGGCGAGATCGCCGCCAACTACGGCAACGACCACGTGCTGTGGCTCGACGGCCCGCAGGGACGTTTCGTCCAGCAGATCGGCGAGCTGAACGCGTTCTTCGTGATCGACGGCGTGCTGACCACCCCCGCACTCGACCGCACCGTCCTGCCCGGCGTCACCCGGGACTCCGTCGTGAAGCTGGCCCGGGACGCGGGGATCACCCCTGTCGAGCGGCCGGTGGAGCTCGCCGAGGTCCTCAAGGGCATCGCCGACGGCTCCGTCACCGAGTGCTTCGCCACCGGCACGGCCGCTGGGGTGGCCCCGGTGGTCTCCCTCGGCCACCAGGGCGAGGAGTACCGGCTCGGGTCGGAGGAGGCCGGTCCGGTGACCGCCCGCTTCCGGGACCTGCTGACCGGCATCCACCGGGGCGAGTCCGTCGACCGGTTCGGCTGGATGCGGCGGATCACCGAAGTGGCACCCGTCCACGCCTGA